In Zingiber officinale cultivar Zhangliang chromosome 1A, Zo_v1.1, whole genome shotgun sequence, the DNA window CTAAATATTTTCACTGTGTTTTTAGATATAGTTCTTTTGAACACTTTCCATCAAAGGATTGAGACTCTCATTTTCTTTGTTGTAGAGGTTGCTGCATATCATATTtacaattttattataaattttacaGGGTATGCATGCCCCTAGACCTGCAGTACCTGGAATGGTGAATAAGATGTATCCTAACAGCCGGATGTATAATGCATTTGGAGGTAGTCAGGGTTTTCATTCAGGAATATATGACTCCAGAATGAATGGTAGATGGGGGATGCCTGTAGATAATAAGTATAAGCCTAGGGGACGAAGTAATGGATTATATGGTTATGGTAATGAGAACTCAGATGGTTTAACTGAGCTCAACAAAGGACCTCGGGCTGATCGTGTTAGAAACCAGAAAGAGGTTGGACCTAATGTTACAATTGCAGTTAGAGGACAAAGTCTTCCGGCGAATGGAAATGTTCAGGATTCTGTTGGAGTTCCTGAAAGAGATCAATACAACAGAGCTGACTTCCCAAATACATACTCAGATGCCAAGTTTTTCATCATCAAGTCCTACAGTGAGGATGATGTTCACAAGAGCATAAAGTACAATGTTTGGGCTAGCACTCTCCATGGTAACAAGAAGCTTGATGCAGCTTATCATGAAGCTAAGCAGAAAACGTCTGGATGCCCTGTTTTCTTGTTTTTCTCTGTGAGCGTCTTTATCTCCAGCAATTTTTTTACCTTCTATTTCAATGACATGCATTCAAGGTGTTATTAGCTCTTTTTACTGTCAATTTACAGGTGAACACAAGTGGACAATTCGTTGGTGTTGCAGAGATGATTGGCCCAGTTGATTTTAGTAAAACACTGGATTACTGGCAGCAGGAGAAATGGATTGGTTGCTTTCCTCTCAAATGGCATATTGTCAAGGATATCCCTAATAGCATTCTTAAGCACATTACATTGGAGAACAATGAGAACAAACCAGTGACAAACAGTAGAGATACTCAGGAGGTAAGAACATCCTTTGTTGTTGTTCATTTGAAATCATAGCTTGAGTATTCTTCTCCATGTACATTTCAGGTGAAGCTAGAGCAAGGGCTACAGCTGCTTAAACTTTTCAAGGAGCATGTGAGCATGACATCAATTTTGGATGATTTCGGTTTCTATGAAACCCGACAGAAGTTGATGCAAGAAAAAAGAACAAAGCAACAGCAATTTCAGAAAAAGGCACGTTCAGATTCTATTTCTTCGGATTGTTATTTCCTATATTGATTTAGATACTTTCATTTTGCTAGTAAAATGACGACCATGGGCCAATGTGTCATATGCTTTCTTGATTTCAAAATATTCAATTTGTGGGTATtgacaaatattattttttaataacctCATTTCATGCAGTAGCAGCAATACGACTATCTCCCAGCTTTAAAAGCTTTCTAGTAAAATTTGAAATTCTAATTGTTTATGTTCATTTGATTTTCTATCTCAGGAGGTTGAAGTTAAACCAGCAGGCTCTGATGACAACGATAAGGATGCAGCCAATGGGAAACTTGGACTACAGAAGCCATTGGAATCTGTTATGGTTCTGAAGAAAGAATCTGCGCAGGTTGGGCTTGCACATGCTGAACAAGTGCCATCAGAAAAGTAATGAGATCAATACACAACGATGCTAAATCAGTGACTCAGAATAGGGTTTTGGCTAATCAATCCACATTTGAGGGAAAAATACTAGTTCTGAATTCATACCCTCAGCAGCTGCTGCAAATCACTTGTTCATCTGTCCTAGAGTAGTATTGATTATAAGTTTTGTTCCTTTTCCCTCCACCATAGTGTATTTTATCCTCTTCGCCTATGAAGGAATCGCTTTATTTCTTGTTTGTCGTAGGCAGCTCCTTTCTAGAtgcttttcctttttctcttgagCTTCTTGCAAGAGGTCATCTTCACAAGGCAAATTTTATGTCATCAAAGATGCTTTTCTTGCTCAAGGTGCTCATTAACTCTCAGTAGTCAGTAGTCTTTCTGTAGTAGGTTTCAATAAGCAATGCAGTGCATCTCCATGAGTTACAAGTAGAACTTAGTGGCCATGAAATCCTCTTATCATCCTCACCTTATCGGACTTGGAGAGCTTTCAGGTCACGATAGCAGGGAAATATGTTGGTTTGGGCTCAGGCAGCAGGCTCTCTGGCTTGAACTTGGCTGTTGGTCCTCTGTGCCAGACAATGGCTGCACTTACTATTTTCCTTATCTTGCTGTTCCTCTTCCTTCACGGGGAGGATGAGCGGCTCCTCACAACTGGGTCTGGATGACATTTTAagattttttcatttaaaaggaACTTGACTCCACGTTTATAATTTTGATCATCATAGGAAATGTTTTCAATGACCCTAAAGAATAAGCTATAAGAAAACTTGTGGATTATGGATCAAGAGAGCGGGCTTTAGCAACTTGACTCCACGTTTATAAATAAGACTCTTTTATCACATAAATACAATAAAGTTGATGCTATAATTAACCCCTTATAAGAGAGTCAACCTTAGTGCAATATGAAATATTTTGAGGATTAAAGTGATCCAAATTATTCAATATCTTTATTAGTGTCAATTTCAAGAGAGGTTTAATTTACCCTTTCACTCAATGATAGGCAATTCAAGGTAGATCAAGTCAATAAGTATCATGTTATGAACTTGGAGGTCAATAAGCTTGAGACACAACATGAAACAAAAAAATCCCTAGAAAACAGGAAAAGGAAATGAGAAGGAAAAAAACAACAAACTCAGCAAGTGAGCAATTATTGTGAGA includes these proteins:
- the LOC122024741 gene encoding YTH domain-containing protein ECT4-like, which codes for MAAVAPAAAPADQTTDLMEKLSLDTTSKSNEARETTKKPSGIHYGPVNGGEAPIAPVPSSKQNWTPLLEENADASTFYLPNGYTSPFYYGGYDGSVTEWEEYPRYVSPEGGVYGDMYGYGYASYGPYPSPGSPAPNLGQSSHLYGVQHYQYPTSYYQPPITFSPFMTSQSPNAKGAVPTSSAVDVPSIPEDAAKPIFNGTAKENANSSNASLKVKPAQQNSSLNSGGLAGKGASPGRPFSSGYQDPRYGFDGVWPTVQFFDGYVFPDGQRKPATKNSGPMSSGAGNISSRNQILQPLPHLMGMHAPRPAVPGMVNKMYPNSRMYNAFGGSQGFHSGIYDSRMNGRWGMPVDNKYKPRGRSNGLYGYGNENSDGLTELNKGPRADRVRNQKEVGPNVTIAVRGQSLPANGNVQDSVGVPERDQYNRADFPNTYSDAKFFIIKSYSEDDVHKSIKYNVWASTLHGNKKLDAAYHEAKQKTSGCPVFLFFSVNTSGQFVGVAEMIGPVDFSKTLDYWQQEKWIGCFPLKWHIVKDIPNSILKHITLENNENKPVTNSRDTQEVKLEQGLQLLKLFKEHVSMTSILDDFGFYETRQKLMQEKRTKQQQFQKKEVEVKPAGSDDNDKDAANGKLGLQKPLESVMVLKKESAQVGLAHAEQVPSEK